CTCTCTCCGCGTCACCCGGATCATGCCATGACGATCGTCGTCTTCACCGTCTCTCTGCTGGGCGCCATGGCGCTGGGCATGCCGATCGCCTTTGCGCTCCTCATCTGCGGCGTCGCCCTGATGAGCACCATTGACATGTTCGATCCCCAGATCGTCGCCCAGAACGTCATCAACGGCGCCGACAGTTTTCCGCTGATGGCCATCCCGTTCTTCATGCTCGCGGGCGAGATCATGAACAAGGGCGGACTGGCCAAGCGCATCGTCAATGTCGCACTCGTGGCGGTGGGGCATTTCCGGGGCGGCCTGGGCTACGTCACGATCCTGGCCGCCTGCATCCTGTCGTCATTGTCGGGGTCGGCGGCGGCCGACGCCGCCGCGCTGGCGGCGCTGCTGGTGCCGATGATGGTGGCGGCGGGACACAAGAAGACCTATGCGGCGGGTCTCGTGGCGGCCGGCGGCGTGATTGGCCCGGTGATTCCGCCCAGCATCGGATTCGTGATCTTCGGCGTGGCCGCCAACGTCTCGATCTCGAAGCTGTTCCTTGCCGGCATCGTGCCCGGCCTTTTCCTGGGATTGGGCCTTTGCGCCGCCTGGTACTGGGTGGTGCGCAAGGAAAACCTGTCGCCGCCGCCGCGCGCCTCGCTTCGCGAGGTGTGGCATGCGATCACCGACGGCTTCTGGGCACTCATGCTCCCCGCCATCATCATCGTCGGCCTGCGCTTCGGGATCTTCACGCCAACCGAGGCCGGCGTCGTCGTCGCCGTCTATTCGATGTTCGTCGCGACGTGCATCTATCGCGAGCTGAAATGGTCCGAGATCTACGCGGTCCTGGTCTCGTCGGCCGTGACCACGAGCGTCGTCATGTTCCTGGTCGCTGCGGCCTTGGTGTCGTCCTGGCTGATCACGGTGTCTGAGATCTCCAACCAGGTCGTCGATCTCCTGAAGCCGTTCATGAGCAACAACACCATCCTGATGCTCGCGATCATGGTGGTCGTCGTGATCGTGGGCACGGCGCTCGACATGACGCCCACCATCCTGATCCTGACGCCGATCCTGATGCCAATCATCAAGGCGGCAAATATCGACCCCGTCTATTTCGGCGTGCTGTTCATCATCAACAACTCCATCGGCCTGATCACGCCGCCGGTCGGCATCGTGCTTAACGTCGTCTGCGGCGTGTCCAAGATCAGCATGGAAGACATCATCAAGGGGGTCTGGCCCTTCATGATCGCGCAGCTGATCGTCCTGTTCGCGATGGTCCTGTTTCCCGGCCTGGTGACGGTGCCGGCGCGATGGTTCGGCGGCTGATCGGGCTGCGTTGGCAAAGGAGTCGAACATGGCCGCACGGATCGTGATCTTGAATGGACCCAATCTCAATTTTCTCGGCATTCGGGAGCCCGACATCTACGGCTCGACGACGCTGAAGCAGATCGAGGACAGCTGCCACGCGCTCGCGGACCAACTCGGCGTATCCGTCTCGTTCCACCAGTCGAACATGGAAGGCGAGCTCGTTGGTCTGATCCAATCCGCTCACGGCCAGGCGGATGCGATCATCATCAATCCGGCAGGCTATTCTTTCACATCGGTCGCGCTGATCGATGCGCTGAACATCTTCGATGGGGTGAAGATCGAGCTGCACATCTCCAACATCCATGCGCGGGACGAGCTGCACCGCCATTCGATCACCTCGCGGGCCTGCACAGCGGTGATTTGCGGACTTGGCGCTTACGGCTATCTCGCTGCGATCCTGGCGGTCGTCCAGCGGCTCGGGCAATTGCCTGAAACGATTCCGCCGGCCCTGCACGGGCTTGCGCTAACCGGCAAGATGTAATCAGGAGACAAGCATGCGCGGAACAGGGTTTCTCGCCATCTGGAGCGACGTCGAGGCGCATGATCTGACCGACTACCGGCATTGGCTGACGCGCGAGCACACCACCGAGCGCGTGACGACGCGGGGCTTCCTGGCGTCGCGTGTGTTTCGTGCCGTGCGCAGCGACGTCAACCGCTTCTTCATCCTGTACGAGCTCGAAACGCCCGAGGTCCTCGACGGCAAGGACTATCTGGCGCGGCTCAACGCGCCCACCCCGTGGTCGCAGCGCATCATGCCGAAGCTCGGCAATTTCATGCGTGGCGGCGGTGTGATCGTCGCGCGCGCCGGGCGGGGCGAGGGCGCCACGATCGTGGCGCTGCGGATCGACAAATTGCCCGCCGACCCGCAACGGCTGGCCACCGCGCTCGTTGGCTGCGACGGGATCGCTGCCGTGCAGATCGGGGCGACCGACGCGCCGCGGACATCCGTACCGACCGCTGAAAAGGGCATGCGGAAGCACGAGGGCTTCTTCTCGGGGCTTCTGTTGATCGAGGCGCTCGATGACGCTTCGTTGCAGAGGGCCTTGCGGCAGGCGCGGACACTTGCATCCGATGTCATGGAGGGAGCCAGCGAGCCTGACTTCTATCAGGGCATGTTTGCGCTCGACGCACGCATCGCGGATGCTTGCTGATGGCGACCTTTTCGCTCGCTGCGCTGACCGTGCTCGACTTGGCGCCGCCCGAGATGATCGATCTGGCGGCCCGCTGCGGCTACGACAAGGTCGGCCTCAGGCTGCTGCCGGCCGTGCCCGGTGGACTGGCTTATCGCCTGATGGATGACGCCGCGCTCCTGCGTACGACGCTCCAGCAGTTGCAGTCGACGGGTGTAACCGTTGCCGATCTCGAGGTCGTCGCCTTCAGACCTGAGACGAGCGTCGCGTCGTTCATGCCGTTCTTCGAGACAGGCGCACGCCTCGGCGCCAGGCACATCCTTGTCGCCGGCTATGACCCCGACCTGGCGCGGTTCTCCGATCGTTATCGGCAGTTTTGCGAGGCGGCTGCTGCGTTCGGTCTGACCGCCGATCTGGAATTCATGCCCTGGACCAGCGTTCCTGATCTGACAACCGCGATGCGGATCGTTGACGATGTCGACCATCCCGCGGCCGGCATTCTGGTGGATGCGCTGCATTTCGATCGATCGCGAAGCAAGCTCGCGGATCTCCGCTCCATCCCGGCCGATCGGCTGCACTATTGGCAGCTCTGCGACGGTCCGGCCGAGCGCCCCGCGACGACTGAGCAAATGATCCATGCCGCGCGCGAGGAGCGCATGTTCCCGGGCGAGGGCGGCATCGATCTCGTCGGTCTCACGCGGGCGATGCCGGACTGCCTGACCATCAGCATCGAGGTGCCGACCGTTGTGCTGGCGAAGACCGTCGATGCTGAAACGCGGGCGCGGCGCGCCCTTGCAGCGGGCAGGGCCGTGGTCGAAAAGGCGCAGGCGCTGTGACGGAAGAGGCTGGTGATGGCGCACAACGATCGCCCGTGGGACGTTGAGACCGATCTGCTGGTCGTCGGTACCGGCGCTGCCGGCATGACGGCCGCGCTGGTGGGCGCGCTCGAAGGGCTCGACGTCGTCCTGTGCGAGAAGTCGGACATGGTGGGCGGCACCACCGCAACCTCCGCCGGCACGGTGTGGATCCCGGGCAACCGGCAGGGCCGCCTTGCGGGGACGCCTGATACGGTCGAGGCCGCGCGCACCTATCTCGCTGCAATGCTCGGCGAGCACGCCGCCGACCGCCGCGTCGACATGTTCCTTCGGGCAGGGTGGGTCGTGCTTGATGATCTCGAGCAGAAGACGAGC
This region of Bradyrhizobium sp. SZCCHNS1050 genomic DNA includes:
- a CDS encoding TRAP transporter large permease subunit codes for the protein MTIVVFTVSLLGAMALGMPIAFALLICGVALMSTIDMFDPQIVAQNVINGADSFPLMAIPFFMLAGEIMNKGGLAKRIVNVALVAVGHFRGGLGYVTILAACILSSLSGSAAADAAALAALLVPMMVAAGHKKTYAAGLVAAGGVIGPVIPPSIGFVIFGVAANVSISKLFLAGIVPGLFLGLGLCAAWYWVVRKENLSPPPRASLREVWHAITDGFWALMLPAIIIVGLRFGIFTPTEAGVVVAVYSMFVATCIYRELKWSEIYAVLVSSAVTTSVVMFLVAAALVSSWLITVSEISNQVVDLLKPFMSNNTILMLAIMVVVVIVGTALDMTPTILILTPILMPIIKAANIDPVYFGVLFIINNSIGLITPPVGIVLNVVCGVSKISMEDIIKGVWPFMIAQLIVLFAMVLFPGLVTVPARWFGG
- a CDS encoding type II 3-dehydroquinate dehydratase — protein: MAARIVILNGPNLNFLGIREPDIYGSTTLKQIEDSCHALADQLGVSVSFHQSNMEGELVGLIQSAHGQADAIIINPAGYSFTSVALIDALNIFDGVKIELHISNIHARDELHRHSITSRACTAVICGLGAYGYLAAILAVVQRLGQLPETIPPALHGLALTGKM
- a CDS encoding sugar phosphate isomerase/epimerase family protein, whose protein sequence is MATFSLAALTVLDLAPPEMIDLAARCGYDKVGLRLLPAVPGGLAYRLMDDAALLRTTLQQLQSTGVTVADLEVVAFRPETSVASFMPFFETGARLGARHILVAGYDPDLARFSDRYRQFCEAAAAFGLTADLEFMPWTSVPDLTTAMRIVDDVDHPAAGILVDALHFDRSRSKLADLRSIPADRLHYWQLCDGPAERPATTEQMIHAAREERMFPGEGGIDLVGLTRAMPDCLTISIEVPTVVLAKTVDAETRARRALAAGRAVVEKAQAL